A region of Diospyros lotus cultivar Yz01 chromosome 3, ASM1463336v1, whole genome shotgun sequence DNA encodes the following proteins:
- the LOC127798017 gene encoding mitochondrial import receptor subunit TOM9-2-like encodes MAARKGGVSLPERSNGGRSDGILSRVSAKISQSPIVYRGKRAASDAGFVAKKLLKSTGKAAWIAGTTFLILVVPLIIEMDREQQLNELELQQASLLGTPSAPLAPPK; translated from the coding sequence ATGGCGGCCAGAAAGGGCGGAGTGTCTCTGCCGGAGAGGTCAAACGGCGGCAGAAGCGACGGAATCCTGTCTAGGGTTTCGGCCAAGATCTCTCAGTCGCCGATCGTCTACCGGGGCAAGCGCGCCGCCTCGGACGCCGGCTTCGTGGCCAAGAAGCTCCTCAAGAGCACCGGCAAGGCGGCCTGGATCGCCGGAACAACCTTCTTGATCCTGGTCGTGCCGCTCATCATCGAGATGGACCGTGAGCAGCAGCTCAACGAGCTCGAGTTGCAGCAGGCCAGCTTGCTCGGCACCCCTTCTGCTCCTCTCGCCCCCCCAAAGTGA